Proteins encoded together in one Homalodisca vitripennis isolate AUS2020 unplaced genomic scaffold, UT_GWSS_2.1 ScUCBcl_1089;HRSCAF=4290, whole genome shotgun sequence window:
- the LOC124371199 gene encoding piggyBac transposable element-derived protein 3-like — translation MGDEHDEVQGINLLSCLKTVNYTATGTIRNNRLPSNNKDFCLTTPSDMKKQSRGYYDYVSCKKENLIIVRWMDNSVVTVASNCYSVEPVGKVDRYSQTHKKHIQITQPNLIMKYNRAMGGVDRMDQGVSNYRVNIRGKKWWWCIFTWMIDAAAHNAWVLMRATGSNISLLQFRREIVKTYLTNYKVLPKGPGRTLSASRFSNSSCPVSDAIRYDRVDHLIVPTNGERRRFRALKPRVLITPPMYPWRVDHSMGP, via the exons ATGGGGGATGAACATGACGAAGTGCAAG GAATCAATTTGCTTAGTTGCCTCAAGACAGTGAACTACACTGCTACAGGCACAATTAGAAACAATCGCCTGCCATCAAACAACAAAGACTTTTGTCTAACAACACCATCTGACATGAAAAAGCAATCTCGCGGTTACTATGACTATGTGTCGTGTAAGAAAGAAAACTTGATTATTGTAAGGTGGATGGACAATTCTGTTGTCACTGTGGCTTCCAATTGTTACAGTGTAGAACCAGTCGGAAAAGTAGACAGGTACTCTCAAACTCATAAAAAACACATCCAAATAACTCAACCTAACTTGATAATGAAGTATAACAGAGCAATGGGGGGAGTGGACAGAATGGACCAGGGAGTGTCCAATTATAGAGTGAATATTCGAGGAAAGAAATGGTGGTGGTGCATTTTTACTTGGATGATAGATGCTGCAGCCCACAACGCTTGGGTTCTGATGAGGGCAACAGGATCTAATATCTCACTACTACAATTCAGGCGAGAAATTGTGAAGACCTACTTGACCAACTATAAAGTTCTTCCCAAGGGTCCCGGCCGAACACTAAGTGCGTCAAGATTCAGTAACAGCAGCTGCCCAGTATCTGACGCCATCCGTTACGATCGTGTGGACCATCTGATTGTGCCAACCAATGGGGAGAGGAGAAG ATTCCGTGCTCTCAAACCCAGAGTGCTCATCACACCCCCAATGTACCCCTGGAGAGTAGACCACAGTATGGGTCCTTAG